One window from the genome of Phycisphaerales bacterium encodes:
- a CDS encoding vWA domain-containing protein gives MDHHDRHEHAETARPPAKDRTGEDRSGGDGAGEHGSGEQERSGALAWINRHKVPLAASSAAVSLLLHVIVLVIAALINMNQPPAQLGSASAEVDFAVMTDAELAEIAAEELALEAPDSDSASSALEMEAELDLGALEVDMSDLAESMGDVSLQLGGGDLEGVGLGVGDSVGAGASFFGVEARGNRFAFVVDTSGSMVNDGRLQSLQQELIRSITALFSSSNFFVAFFNSNARPLGDRGVVWAEATDSGKNWARAHVLATRAEGATRPAAGFELVAMLEPRPDAIYFMTDGEFADDEADRILGMFERWNIPIHCITFRSRAGEAVMRRIATATRGTYTHIEGPR, from the coding sequence ATGGATCACCACGACCGACACGAGCACGCGGAGACCGCACGTCCGCCGGCCAAGGATCGGACCGGCGAAGACCGGTCGGGCGGGGATGGGGCCGGCGAGCATGGGTCGGGCGAGCAGGAGCGTTCGGGGGCCCTCGCCTGGATCAACCGGCACAAGGTACCCCTGGCGGCCAGTAGCGCCGCGGTCTCGCTGCTGCTGCACGTGATCGTCCTGGTCATCGCCGCGCTCATCAACATGAACCAGCCGCCGGCGCAGCTGGGCTCGGCCTCGGCCGAGGTCGACTTCGCCGTCATGACCGACGCCGAACTCGCCGAGATCGCCGCCGAGGAACTCGCCCTGGAGGCCCCGGATTCGGATTCGGCCAGCTCCGCGCTCGAGATGGAGGCCGAGCTCGACCTTGGCGCCCTCGAAGTCGACATGTCGGACCTGGCCGAGTCGATGGGCGACGTCTCGTTGCAATTGGGCGGGGGCGACCTGGAAGGCGTAGGCCTGGGCGTGGGCGACAGCGTCGGAGCCGGCGCAAGCTTCTTCGGCGTCGAGGCTCGGGGCAATCGCTTCGCGTTCGTGGTCGACACCTCGGGCTCGATGGTCAACGACGGGCGGCTTCAGTCGCTCCAGCAGGAGCTCATCCGGTCCATCACGGCCCTCTTCAGCTCGTCGAACTTCTTCGTCGCGTTCTTCAACTCGAACGCTCGGCCGCTGGGCGACCGTGGCGTGGTGTGGGCCGAGGCGACCGATAGCGGTAAGAACTGGGCCCGGGCGCATGTTCTCGCAACGCGGGCCGAGGGTGCGACCCGGCCGGCCGCCGGATTCGAGCTCGTGGCCATGCTCGAGCCGCGGCCCGATGCGATCTACTTCATGACCGACGGCGAGTTTGCCGACGACGAGGCGGACCGGATCCTGGGCATGTTCGAGCGATGGAACATCCCCATCCACTGCATCACCTTCCGCAGCCGTGCGGGCGAAGCGGTCATGCGGCGTATCGCCACGGCTACGCGCGGCACGTACACGCACATCGAGGGCCCGCGTTGA
- a CDS encoding MotA/TolQ/ExbB proton channel family protein: protein MTLLPGACAPMFAHVAGLLAQAAPATQPAADEGKTLLQHILSGGPIGIVIILLSFTAVLMAVWLFAEIRLPRLAPPRIVEGLDRLLAANDVRGALAFCQAEENRCLLTGMFAAALTRCLRSPFGLLELRSALEEAGQERFAKLQRKTDPMGLIAAVAPMLGLLGTVVGLVGAFETLSVSEGVRPEALASSISVALITTVLGLIVAIPATALHSFFRNRVDSLAQNIAELTEELAARIQSAKPAGGQSPSPAGRAAAPTAAGAR from the coding sequence ATGACCCTTCTGCCGGGCGCGTGCGCCCCGATGTTTGCTCACGTCGCCGGCCTGCTGGCCCAGGCGGCGCCCGCCACCCAGCCCGCGGCCGACGAAGGCAAGACGCTGCTGCAGCACATCCTCTCGGGCGGACCGATCGGCATCGTCATCATCCTGCTGTCGTTCACGGCGGTGCTCATGGCGGTATGGCTGTTCGCCGAGATCCGCTTGCCCAGGCTCGCCCCGCCCCGCATCGTCGAGGGTCTCGATCGCCTGCTGGCGGCCAACGACGTGCGCGGCGCGCTGGCGTTCTGCCAGGCCGAGGAGAACCGCTGCCTGCTGACGGGCATGTTCGCCGCTGCACTGACGAGGTGCCTGCGTTCGCCGTTCGGCCTGCTCGAGCTGCGCTCGGCGCTGGAAGAGGCCGGCCAGGAACGCTTCGCCAAGCTGCAGCGCAAGACCGACCCGATGGGTCTCATCGCGGCGGTCGCCCCAATGCTTGGGCTGCTGGGCACGGTGGTCGGCCTCGTCGGCGCGTTCGAGACGCTCAGCGTGAGCGAGGGCGTGCGGCCCGAGGCGCTGGCCTCGAGCATCTCGGTGGCGCTCATCACGACGGTGCTGGGCCTGATCGTCGCCATCCCCGCGACGGCGCTGCACAGCTTCTTCCGCAACCGCGTCGATTCGCTGGCCCAGAACATCGCCGAGTTGACCGAAGAACTCGCCGCGCGCATACAGAGCGCCAAGCCC